From Deltaproteobacteria bacterium, a single genomic window includes:
- a CDS encoding hemerythrin domain-containing protein, whose amino-acid sequence MKITDALRGEHGVFYAQFERIRKAVDDNASLDELQGATRVLATALVSHAMLENNLLFAALEPKIGGMGPLAVMRHEHNDIEGGFLELDSVKDAAIFKTRVVELMDYAVDHFAKEENILFPMAERALDELRLCELGADLAEARGVTLADRPMCG is encoded by the coding sequence ATGAAGATCACCGACGCCCTCCGCGGAGAACACGGCGTTTTTTACGCGCAGTTCGAGCGAATTCGCAAAGCTGTCGACGACAACGCATCGCTCGACGAGTTGCAGGGAGCGACCCGTGTGCTGGCGACCGCGCTGGTTTCGCACGCCATGCTCGAAAACAACCTCCTATTCGCGGCGTTGGAGCCCAAAATCGGTGGGATGGGACCGCTGGCCGTGATGCGTCACGAGCACAACGACATCGAGGGCGGTTTTCTGGAACTCGATTCAGTCAAGGACGCCGCCATTTTCAAGACCAGGGTTGTCGAACTCATGGACTATGCGGTGGACCACTTCGCGAAGGAGGAAAACATTTTGTTTCCCATGGCGGAGCGCGCCCTCGACGAGCTGCGTCTGTGCGAACTCGGCGCGGATCTGGCCGAGGCGCGCGGCGTGACGCTGGCCGACCGCCCGATGTGCGGATAA
- a CDS encoding haloacid dehalogenase-like hydrolase, translated as MPHPFKLLLFDLDGTLMLSGGAGSRAIDTVFVRHFGVANAFDGIQPHGMTDPMIFRELFERHGLEISDEAGTIAQLAEEYRRELSIEMPVSKQAHLMPGVVPLLERLAAAPGVVMGLLTGNFEPTARIKLTRFDLNRFFPFGAFSTDSANRSDLPPVAIRRAEEHVGRLIGRGPHVYVIGDTPMDVRCALDNGVTSVGVATTKFTVDDLRQAGAHIVLDSFADTEMALNALGVPS; from the coding sequence GTGCCCCACCCCTTCAAGCTCTTGCTCTTCGACCTCGACGGAACGCTGATGCTCTCGGGCGGAGCCGGAAGCCGCGCCATCGACACGGTCTTCGTCCGGCATTTCGGTGTGGCCAATGCGTTCGATGGCATTCAACCGCACGGCATGACCGACCCGATGATCTTTCGCGAGCTGTTCGAGCGGCATGGTCTGGAGATTTCCGACGAAGCAGGAACGATCGCCCAGCTTGCCGAGGAGTATCGACGCGAGCTATCGATCGAGATGCCGGTTTCAAAGCAAGCACACCTGATGCCCGGCGTGGTGCCTTTGCTCGAACGCCTCGCGGCCGCGCCCGGCGTGGTCATGGGGCTTCTGACGGGCAACTTCGAACCGACCGCGCGCATCAAGCTCACACGGTTCGACCTCAATCGCTTTTTTCCGTTCGGGGCATTTTCGACCGACAGCGCGAATCGCTCCGACCTGCCGCCCGTGGCCATTCGCCGCGCCGAGGAGCACGTCGGCCGGCTGATCGGTCGAGGGCCGCACGTTTATGTCATCGGCGATACGCCGATGGACGTGCGCTGCGCGCTCGACAACGGCGTCACGTCGGTCGGCGTCGCAACCACGAAATTCACGGTGGACGATCTACGCCAAGCGGGAGCGCACATCGTGCTCGACAGTTTTGCCGATACCGAAATGGCATTGAACGCCCTGGGAGTGCCCTCATGA
- a CDS encoding oxidoreductase, producing the protein MMWGLIERLALIAAAAPAALFLALGVCALARYALSEKTVGLMTRGTFFVTFLCNLTVAVLMAAQDRNLVVISLGDWFHLPGYRFTVELLLDRLSVPFVLFSQALIGVVGAFANRYVHREQGFNRFFTLLALFATGMNLIILAGGIEIAFAGWELVGLSSALLIAFFHDRRLAVENGFRALVVYRVCDAGFLVAAVLIRHWAGSGDFIHLFGDVAWPGGASPLAGGRATLIMVLLVVAVMGKCAQVPFSGWLPRAMEGPTPSSAIFYGALSVHAGVYLLLRFAPLLSETHVAAALLAAVALVTAIVATTVGRVQTDIKSSLAFASLTQVSIILIEVAAGFYWLAIAHTLGHMCVRSLQFLRAPSLLHDVHNVENAIGGHFAATGEHYRRMLAKPVQRGLYRFALERAHLDTALDTFVVGPFVRLFGTFDRIEQRIASRLDGTPRESSPRDRSAGSGR; encoded by the coding sequence ATGATGTGGGGTCTCATCGAACGCCTCGCGCTGATCGCCGCAGCCGCCCCGGCCGCGCTCTTTCTCGCGCTCGGCGTGTGCGCCCTCGCAAGGTACGCGCTGTCGGAAAAAACCGTGGGCCTGATGACGAGAGGGACATTCTTCGTCACATTCCTCTGCAACCTCACCGTGGCCGTTCTCATGGCCGCGCAGGATCGCAATCTCGTCGTGATCTCCCTCGGCGACTGGTTTCATTTGCCGGGCTACCGATTCACGGTCGAACTCCTCCTCGATCGCCTCTCGGTTCCCTTCGTCCTCTTCTCGCAGGCCCTGATCGGGGTGGTCGGCGCGTTCGCCAATCGATACGTGCACAGGGAGCAGGGATTCAACCGCTTCTTCACGCTGCTCGCGCTGTTCGCGACCGGCATGAACCTCATCATCCTCGCGGGGGGAATCGAGATCGCATTCGCCGGGTGGGAACTCGTGGGCCTCAGCTCCGCGCTCTTGATCGCGTTTTTCCACGACCGACGGCTCGCGGTCGAAAACGGATTTCGGGCGCTCGTCGTTTATCGCGTGTGCGACGCGGGATTTCTCGTCGCCGCCGTCCTGATCCGTCACTGGGCCGGTTCGGGCGACTTCATCCACCTGTTCGGCGATGTCGCATGGCCCGGCGGTGCCTCGCCGCTCGCCGGTGGGCGCGCCACCCTCATCATGGTGCTCCTCGTCGTGGCGGTCATGGGCAAGTGCGCCCAGGTGCCGTTCTCCGGCTGGCTGCCCCGCGCGATGGAGGGCCCGACGCCGTCGAGCGCCATCTTCTACGGCGCGCTGTCGGTGCACGCGGGGGTGTATCTGCTCCTGCGATTCGCGCCGCTGCTCTCCGAGACGCACGTGGCGGCCGCCCTGCTGGCTGCGGTTGCGCTCGTCACGGCGATCGTTGCGACGACCGTGGGCCGAGTGCAGACCGACATCAAGTCTTCCCTGGCCTTCGCATCGCTCACGCAGGTCAGCATCATCCTCATCGAGGTCGCAGCCGGTTTTTACTGGCTCGCCATTGCGCACACCCTCGGCCACATGTGCGTACGTTCGCTCCAGTTCCTGCGCGCGCCGTCGTTGCTGCACGACGTCCATAACGTCGAAAATGCCATCGGCGGCCATTTCGCGGCTACCGGCGAACACTACCGCCGTATGCTCGCGAAACCCGTACAGCGGGGACTGTATCGGTTCGCTCTCGAACGCGCGCACCTGGACACCGCCCTCGATACGTTCGTCGTTGGTCCCTTCGTCCGGCTGTTCGGCACGTTCGATCGCATCGAGCAACGTATCGCGAGCCGGCTCGACGGAACGCCGCGCGAGTCGTCGCCGCGCGACCGTTCGGCAGGGAGCGGGCGATGA
- a CDS encoding OFA family MFS transporter, with translation MIVPKTPAAKPGEKVVEATVGAQTFQVAVPETWNAGDPIPALKPSPTQISASKAGWTKVRTQVVFSCGLAFFAMIMVMAGRLMPKYGPRKLAMAGGVVLGAGYLLAGLLGAHNFWVTLFFVGIVGGSGIGLGYVVPIAVGMRWFPDKKGLITGLAVAGFGFGALLWVKLGGSWAHLLDIIGLNGTLMLYGAIFGVAVLIGGTFMVFPPEGWKPEGWTPPAPKPGAAATGSEDFTASEMLKTTQFYLIHRTFALGASAGLMSIGLMQLFPMEALIGNGVDPERAKAVSGTAMGVFFALSNGLGRIAWGAISDRIGRKISVVTMMATQGLVVLAFPFMAGTPWLLYLGATLIGFNFGGNFALFPTITADTFGTKYIGQNYGWVFLAYGVGGIFGPIMGGKLGDMGNFPIAFMICGILCLDAAAVIATAKLHLEHRPEHV, from the coding sequence ATGATCGTGCCCAAAACCCCGGCCGCGAAACCGGGTGAGAAGGTCGTCGAAGCGACCGTGGGCGCGCAGACGTTCCAAGTCGCGGTTCCCGAGACGTGGAACGCGGGCGACCCGATTCCGGCTCTGAAACCCTCGCCGACGCAGATTTCCGCGTCCAAGGCCGGGTGGACGAAGGTCCGAACGCAGGTCGTGTTTTCCTGCGGCCTCGCGTTTTTCGCGATGATCATGGTGATGGCGGGACGCCTGATGCCCAAGTACGGGCCCCGCAAGCTCGCCATGGCGGGCGGCGTGGTGCTCGGTGCGGGATATCTTCTGGCCGGTCTGCTGGGTGCGCACAACTTCTGGGTGACGCTGTTCTTCGTGGGTATCGTCGGCGGTTCGGGTATCGGCCTCGGCTACGTCGTGCCGATCGCCGTCGGCATGCGCTGGTTCCCCGACAAGAAGGGGCTCATCACGGGTCTCGCGGTCGCCGGCTTCGGCTTCGGCGCGCTGCTCTGGGTCAAGTTGGGCGGTTCCTGGGCGCACCTTCTCGATATCATCGGTCTCAACGGAACGCTGATGCTCTACGGCGCGATCTTCGGCGTCGCGGTGCTGATCGGCGGAACCTTCATGGTGTTCCCGCCCGAAGGGTGGAAGCCGGAAGGGTGGACGCCGCCCGCTCCCAAGCCGGGCGCCGCGGCCACGGGTTCCGAGGATTTCACGGCGTCCGAGATGCTCAAGACGACGCAGTTCTATCTCATCCACCGGACCTTCGCCCTCGGCGCGAGCGCGGGCCTGATGAGCATCGGTCTGATGCAACTCTTTCCGATGGAAGCGCTCATCGGCAACGGTGTCGACCCCGAGCGGGCCAAGGCGGTGTCGGGAACGGCGATGGGCGTGTTTTTCGCGCTGTCGAACGGACTCGGCCGCATCGCGTGGGGCGCGATCAGCGACCGCATCGGTCGCAAGATTTCCGTCGTGACGATGATGGCGACGCAGGGCCTCGTGGTGCTCGCGTTCCCGTTCATGGCCGGCACGCCGTGGCTGCTGTATCTCGGCGCGACGCTCATCGGCTTCAACTTCGGCGGCAATTTCGCCCTGTTCCCGACGATCACCGCGGACACCTTCGGCACCAAGTACATCGGCCAGAACTACGGCTGGGTGTTCCTCGCGTACGGCGTCGGAGGCATCTTCGGCCCGATCATGGGCGGCAAACTCGGCGACATGGGCAACTTCCCGATCGCGTTCATGATCTGCGGCATCCTATGTCTCGACGCGGCCGCGGTCATCGCGACGGCGAAACTCCACCTCGAACACCGTCCGGAACACGTATAG
- a CDS encoding alkaline phosphatase family protein → MRRNSIRLTLIAVLACVTALACAERDESHKSWGNDTWSDGGEPTESAIRFEGAAGDYGDIILAFMLRPVDDAVRSIVSVDYKGACAGDEWASAVVSADTDYLRPGRHEITWHSWDSEAGCAGEVEVRLTTNRGEAVVSPSFSIDNTTPGRTGFADFPQFDQGVNPTEEQVYERALEALMADPSVDFAATRIEDEYEIRSARGTLWFRRVPTHRGYEYEIADLDGENPIGNQDPTWGASFDEEMALGANPNNASWPEEGYAPDDPRLSFIEPDNDSYPFGYERIAAYFDSPNAADVLINWKGYAHSASYVGNHGSLNISQSRSPLLAWGAGIKPGRHDVFARHVDIAPTVGKLLGFEPTEGIDERGVFSHDVLLHWQDGHPLDEMLSGEGAAHAIVIIMDGLTHTRIVDEVAKRPDELPNFARFFDEGGWAGYGSITNWPSVTYPGHNVVGSGLYSGHHGILDNEFYIRAEREYAEPINQLILSEKYWNPLEPGETLHAAVHRNFGKYKPEKGKGALTASLTEPSTYDADKADLEFRDRTGEIPFPPLGLYWPPGIPNPNPNLPHTSTFLAQFVEEIAMIELWHLFFNGAIPRPTYVIMNFMTTDDSGHKNGPHGDQMSMVLDHLEKNLGLIFDWLEIAGMADDTAVFITSDHGMQLGDPTRGGWPIDSLDAAGIKRSADTYLGVYFKNPRVFWAPLAAESGEATTFEITVQDDDLGTAIEGATVTATSGVTGFDATTDASGKAHITITPGDDLTLTVTHPDYTDMEYDIAVD, encoded by the coding sequence ATGCGGAGAAATTCGATTCGCCTTACGCTCATCGCCGTCCTGGCGTGCGTCACGGCTCTTGCGTGCGCCGAACGCGACGAAAGCCACAAAAGTTGGGGTAACGACACCTGGAGCGACGGCGGCGAGCCGACCGAATCGGCGATCCGATTCGAGGGCGCGGCCGGGGATTACGGGGACATCATCCTCGCGTTCATGCTTCGTCCGGTCGATGACGCCGTCCGCTCAATCGTGTCAGTCGACTACAAAGGCGCGTGCGCGGGGGACGAATGGGCGAGCGCCGTAGTCTCCGCCGACACCGACTATCTTCGACCCGGGCGGCACGAGATCACGTGGCATAGCTGGGACAGTGAGGCGGGCTGCGCGGGTGAGGTCGAGGTTCGTCTCACGACCAACCGCGGCGAAGCCGTGGTCTCACCGTCGTTTTCGATCGACAACACCACGCCGGGCCGCACGGGTTTCGCCGACTTCCCCCAGTTCGATCAGGGTGTGAATCCGACCGAGGAGCAGGTTTACGAGCGGGCGCTCGAAGCGCTCATGGCCGACCCGAGTGTCGATTTCGCGGCGACGCGGATTGAAGACGAGTACGAGATTCGCTCGGCGCGCGGCACGCTTTGGTTCCGGCGCGTACCGACGCATCGGGGTTACGAGTACGAGATCGCCGATCTCGACGGCGAGAACCCGATCGGCAATCAGGACCCGACGTGGGGCGCATCGTTCGACGAGGAGATGGCGCTCGGCGCGAATCCGAACAACGCCTCGTGGCCGGAAGAGGGTTACGCTCCGGACGATCCGCGACTGTCGTTCATCGAGCCGGACAACGATTCGTACCCGTTCGGCTACGAACGAATCGCGGCGTATTTCGATTCTCCCAACGCGGCGGACGTCCTCATCAACTGGAAGGGCTACGCCCATTCGGCCAGTTACGTCGGCAACCACGGCAGCCTGAACATCTCGCAGAGCCGCAGCCCGTTGCTGGCGTGGGGCGCGGGAATCAAACCCGGCCGGCACGACGTGTTCGCGCGCCATGTCGATATCGCCCCGACCGTGGGAAAGCTACTCGGGTTCGAGCCGACCGAGGGCATCGACGAGCGCGGCGTCTTCAGCCACGACGTGCTGCTTCACTGGCAGGACGGTCATCCGCTCGACGAAATGCTCTCGGGCGAGGGCGCGGCGCACGCCATCGTCATCATCATGGACGGCCTCACGCACACCCGCATCGTGGACGAGGTCGCGAAGCGCCCGGACGAACTGCCGAATTTCGCGCGCTTCTTCGACGAAGGCGGGTGGGCGGGTTACGGCAGCATCACGAACTGGCCGAGCGTGACCTACCCGGGGCACAACGTAGTGGGGTCGGGCCTCTACAGCGGCCACCACGGCATCCTCGACAACGAATTCTACATCCGCGCCGAGCGCGAGTACGCGGAGCCGATCAACCAACTCATCCTGTCGGAGAAGTACTGGAACCCGCTGGAACCGGGCGAGACGCTGCATGCCGCTGTCCACCGGAACTTCGGTAAATACAAACCGGAAAAGGGCAAAGGCGCTCTGACCGCGTCGCTCACCGAACCGTCCACATACGACGCCGACAAGGCCGACCTGGAGTTTCGCGACCGCACCGGCGAGATCCCGTTCCCGCCGCTGGGCCTCTACTGGCCGCCGGGGATTCCCAACCCGAATCCCAACCTGCCGCACACCTCGACGTTCCTCGCGCAGTTCGTCGAGGAAATCGCGATGATCGAGCTCTGGCATCTGTTCTTCAACGGCGCGATCCCCCGGCCGACCTACGTCATCATGAACTTCATGACGACCGACGACTCCGGCCACAAGAACGGCCCGCATGGCGATCAAATGTCGATGGTGCTCGATCACCTGGAAAAAAACCTCGGTCTGATCTTCGACTGGCTCGAAATCGCCGGCATGGCGGACGACACCGCGGTGTTCATCACCTCCGATCACGGCATGCAGCTCGGTGATCCGACGCGCGGCGGCTGGCCGATCGACTCGCTCGATGCCGCGGGCATCAAGCGCTCCGCCGACACGTACCTCGGTGTGTATTTCAAGAACCCGCGCGTGTTCTGGGCGCCGCTCGCGGCCGAGTCCGGCGAGGCGACGACCTTCGAGATCACCGTGCAGGACGACGACCTGGGCACGGCGATCGAGGGGGCGACGGTGACGGCGACGAGCGGCGTCACCGGTTTCGATGCGACGACCGATGCGAGCGGCAAGGCGCATATCACGATCACGCCGGGCGACGATCTGACCCTCACGGTCACGCACCCGGACTACACGGACATGGAATATGACATCGCGGTGGACTGA
- a CDS encoding DUF2309 domain-containing protein, with protein MSADPSESKPDFPTTPQPASERDDLARKAEHAIEHAGHLLPAQGPISVFIHHNTLHAFEDRPFEQAVVEAGELFGCEPFLSEARYREEHLRGRIHEVDIRAVLERDVDKDGAVRLGNLLTRSELRLTALHQGIETIPEVELLWLIEETGLIREFRADAPKAARHRVVEGFRRGLARWELSLREERDAVRALWNACRRAASRRTRVPVANGPRGSEIRHRDILLSITGRDCDELVHPFLIRVCAAFCDQGIAYWPMPGRERGLFASVLELHGTGPTQRGDWMDDLTAELGRERDLDPSPLESIVRSLHALGVDPADWDSYISRTLLALRGWAGIIRTLEHRPDLWPVQALPARLADFLAVRLIADRAALRFLMRREGLGDDPARLRAQNASSADPDANRASPHQDAYSLFQIAQLVGRSAREIDRLTGADVAEILGDLETFSGVERRRLLHQAYERRYRIEILDALAKHSAPGASESGPRFQLIACIDEREESLRRHLEEIEPDCETFGAAGFFGVAMYYRGASEVHPRPLCPVVVKPIHEIHEHVALTHANTARLRRTRARALARLQRGFHVGSRTLTRGAILTALLGAFTAIPLTVRVLFPRAASAIRHAFGRVVRIPARTELTLEPDETVSPMFGERVGYDPHEMADIVEALLRQTGLAARFSRLVVIAGHGSSSLNNPHESAHDCGACGGGRGGPNARAFALMANRSDVRFLLIERGLTIPEDTLFVGAEHNSCNDDIRFFDEDLIPTSRREEYEAATSAIRQACARNAHERCRRFEHADFNLPAAAAVQHVEARTEDLAQPRPEYGHATNAVCIVGRRARTRGLFLDRRAFLVSYDPLRDDAEGHTLERVLAAVAPVCAGINLEYYFSYVDPTGYGCGTKLPHNITGMLGVMDGHASDLRTGLPWQMVEIHEPVRLLMVVENDPALVRRVLDRLPAVRQLVTNRWMILATLAPQSSAIYLFDAERGEFNHHVSEGGELPVVESSLGWYAGRSDHLGCASVRSSAGAT; from the coding sequence ATGTCCGCCGATCCGTCAGAATCGAAGCCCGATTTTCCGACGACTCCGCAGCCGGCGTCCGAGCGGGATGACCTCGCCCGAAAAGCGGAACACGCGATCGAGCACGCCGGGCACCTCCTGCCTGCGCAGGGTCCGATCTCGGTGTTCATCCACCACAACACGCTGCACGCATTCGAGGACCGCCCTTTCGAGCAGGCCGTCGTCGAAGCCGGCGAGCTGTTCGGCTGCGAACCGTTCCTCTCTGAGGCGCGTTATCGCGAAGAGCACCTTCGCGGACGCATCCACGAGGTGGATATCCGCGCGGTTCTCGAGCGCGATGTGGACAAGGACGGCGCCGTTCGCCTCGGAAATCTCCTGACGAGATCCGAACTGCGCCTCACCGCTCTGCATCAGGGCATCGAGACGATTCCCGAAGTCGAACTCCTCTGGTTGATCGAGGAGACCGGGCTCATTCGCGAATTCCGCGCGGACGCCCCAAAGGCGGCCCGGCACCGGGTGGTCGAGGGTTTCCGGCGCGGGCTCGCACGCTGGGAACTCTCCCTGCGCGAGGAGCGCGACGCCGTGCGGGCGTTATGGAACGCGTGTCGACGTGCCGCGAGCAGACGAACGCGTGTTCCCGTTGCGAACGGCCCGCGCGGGAGTGAGATCCGGCACCGGGACATCCTGCTGTCGATAACGGGCCGCGACTGCGACGAACTCGTTCACCCCTTCCTGATTCGCGTTTGCGCCGCCTTTTGCGATCAGGGCATCGCCTACTGGCCGATGCCGGGACGCGAGCGCGGTCTTTTCGCGTCGGTCCTCGAACTCCACGGCACCGGTCCCACGCAGCGCGGTGACTGGATGGACGATTTGACCGCGGAGTTGGGCCGAGAACGGGACCTCGACCCATCCCCATTGGAATCAATCGTTCGCTCGCTCCACGCGCTCGGTGTCGATCCCGCCGACTGGGATTCCTACATCTCACGAACACTACTGGCCCTGCGTGGGTGGGCGGGAATCATCCGGACGCTCGAACACCGGCCGGACCTTTGGCCGGTCCAGGCATTGCCCGCCCGGCTGGCGGATTTCCTGGCCGTTCGTCTGATCGCGGACCGCGCCGCGCTGCGTTTCCTGATGCGGCGGGAAGGTCTCGGCGATGATCCCGCGCGCCTTCGTGCACAAAACGCATCGAGCGCGGATCCCGACGCGAACCGCGCGTCGCCGCACCAGGACGCGTATTCGCTGTTTCAGATCGCGCAGCTCGTCGGGCGGTCCGCCCGGGAGATCGACCGGCTCACCGGAGCGGACGTCGCCGAGATCCTCGGCGATCTCGAAACCTTCTCCGGCGTGGAACGGCGGCGATTGCTGCATCAAGCATATGAGCGGCGATATCGCATCGAGATCCTCGACGCCCTCGCGAAACATTCCGCGCCCGGCGCGAGCGAATCAGGGCCGCGTTTTCAATTGATCGCGTGTATCGACGAGCGCGAGGAGTCGTTACGACGGCATCTCGAAGAGATCGAGCCCGATTGCGAAACCTTCGGCGCGGCAGGATTCTTCGGCGTCGCGATGTACTACCGGGGTGCGTCGGAAGTGCACCCGCGTCCGCTGTGTCCGGTCGTCGTCAAACCGATTCACGAGATCCATGAACACGTCGCCCTGACGCACGCGAATACCGCCCGCCTGCGCCGGACGCGGGCGCGCGCACTGGCGCGTCTCCAGCGCGGCTTTCATGTCGGAAGCCGCACCTTGACGCGCGGCGCAATCCTGACCGCCCTGCTCGGTGCGTTCACCGCGATTCCCCTGACGGTGCGTGTGTTGTTCCCCCGCGCAGCGTCGGCGATTCGACACGCGTTCGGACGCGTGGTGCGCATTCCTGCGCGGACCGAACTGACGCTGGAGCCGGACGAAACCGTTTCCCCGATGTTCGGGGAGCGCGTCGGATACGATCCCCACGAAATGGCGGATATCGTCGAAGCCTTGCTCAGACAGACGGGACTCGCCGCGCGGTTCTCGCGGCTCGTCGTCATCGCCGGGCACGGGTCGTCCAGCCTGAACAACCCCCATGAGTCAGCCCACGACTGCGGTGCGTGCGGCGGCGGACGCGGCGGCCCCAACGCGCGCGCCTTCGCCCTCATGGCGAATCGCTCGGACGTTCGTTTCCTGCTGATCGAGCGCGGCCTGACGATTCCCGAAGACACCCTCTTCGTCGGCGCGGAGCACAATAGCTGCAACGACGACATCCGGTTCTTCGACGAGGACTTGATCCCGACGAGCCGCCGCGAGGAGTACGAGGCAGCGACCTCTGCCATCCGGCAGGCCTGCGCCCGCAACGCGCACGAGCGCTGTCGCCGCTTCGAGCACGCCGATTTCAATCTCCCTGCCGCCGCCGCGGTTCAGCACGTCGAGGCGCGAACGGAAGATCTGGCACAGCCACGACCGGAATACGGCCATGCGACCAACGCCGTTTGCATCGTGGGGCGACGTGCGAGGACACGCGGGCTCTTCCTCGATCGCCGTGCGTTTCTCGTGTCCTACGATCCGCTTCGCGACGACGCCGAGGGCCACACGCTCGAACGCGTGCTCGCGGCGGTCGCGCCGGTCTGCGCCGGTATCAATCTCGAGTACTACTTCTCCTACGTCGATCCCACCGGGTACGGATGCGGGACGAAACTGCCGCACAACATCACCGGCATGCTGGGCGTGATGGACGGTCACGCGAGCGATCTGCGGACCGGCCTGCCCTGGCAAATGGTCGAGATTCACGAACCCGTCCGCCTGCTCATGGTCGTCGAAAACGATCCCGCGCTGGTGCGCCGTGTCCTCGACCGGCTTCCGGCGGTCCGACAACTCGTGACCAACCGCTGGATGATTCTTGCCACGCTCGCCCCGCAATCGAGTGCGATTTATTTGTTCGACGCCGAACGCGGCGAATTCAATCACCACGTTTCGGAAGGCGGAGAATTGCCGGTCGTGGAGTCCTCGCTAGGGTGGTACGCGGGGCGATCCGATCACCTCGGCTGTGCTTCGGTACGCTCGTCCGCGGGTGCGACATGA